Genomic segment of Thiolapillus brandeum:
GTTTTGCTAAATCCGGTGAATTGCATTGTTAGAGATTTTGACCGTAAGCCCCAAGCCAGTGATACGGCTGAAGCTCTCTCAAAGTTTTAAAAATTACTTCTTGATCAAGATTGGAAACTGCTGCCAACACATCTCCCCCCCAATACACTAGTCTCTCTTGACATACACCACAAGGCGTTAAAATTTTAAATTTTGAACTTTCACTTTCCCTTGATACGCACAATGAATGAGTTACTTTCTCATTATATTTTTGAGCCTCCAAATATGAACCAACTTCCATACAAAGCGCTAATGCATCATTTTTTACATCGGGAGAAATACTTGTAATTATTCTACCTGTTTCTGTTCTTATAGCTGCTGCACCGCCCCAGCCAAGTGGATAACGCTCGTTAACTAATTTGACCGCCTCATTATATAACTTCTCTCCTATTTCCATCTATTTATTCTCTAAATGTTGGAATTTTTCCAAGCTCATTTCTTACGTGTAATATGTTCTTCCCGATAGAAGCAGCAATTACTTTAGTTTTA
This window contains:
- a CDS encoding cytidine deaminase; protein product: MEIGEKLYNEAVKLVNERYPLGWGGAAAIRTETGRIITSISPDVKNDALALCMEVGSYLEAQKYNEKVTHSLCVSRESESSKFKILTPCGVCQERLVYWGGDVLAAVSNLDQEVIFKTLRELQPYHWLGAYGQNL